The following are encoded in a window of Candidatus Poribacteria bacterium genomic DNA:
- the lpxB gene encoding lipid-A-disaccharide synthase has protein sequence MKLMVSAGEVSGDLHASRVLKELRIRRPDVEIFGMGGEFLRNAGCELLYDVTRSSVMGIGEVISAVPHFLKLLSRLKSALRDRKPDLLMLVDFPDFNIRLATHAHKLGIPILYYIPPKAWAWRAGRARKLAGMVDLIASIFPFEAEFYRRAGAKVVFVGHPILDIAHSGLSKAEARRKFGLNVESFVVGLMPGSRRKEVERLYPIMYQTVLIISDRIPDTEYILPLAPSIPEDMIEPQFDGLKLVRDDVYDVMRACDLLIVASGTATLEGTCMLTPMIIIYKVSLSTWIVAKSLVRIKNSGLPNIIAGGEIVPEYLQWQVTPQRIARKAIGILTDRCQRRKQVESLRKVRSSLGSPGASSRVAELICEMIG, from the coding sequence ATGAAGTTGATGGTGAGTGCGGGGGAGGTTTCAGGTGACCTTCACGCCTCACGTGTCCTGAAGGAACTGAGAATTCGCCGTCCAGACGTCGAGATCTTCGGCATGGGCGGCGAATTTCTTCGGAATGCCGGCTGTGAGCTTCTCTATGATGTAACCCGATCCTCGGTGATGGGGATCGGCGAGGTGATTTCCGCCGTTCCACATTTCCTTAAGCTTCTCTCCAGGCTTAAATCCGCCCTGAGAGATCGAAAACCAGATCTGCTGATGCTGGTGGATTTTCCCGATTTCAACATCAGACTCGCAACACATGCCCATAAACTCGGCATTCCGATCCTCTACTATATACCTCCCAAAGCATGGGCGTGGCGGGCCGGCAGGGCGAGGAAACTGGCCGGGATGGTCGATCTGATCGCCTCGATATTCCCATTTGAAGCGGAGTTCTATCGGCGTGCGGGAGCAAAGGTCGTTTTCGTCGGCCATCCCATCCTCGATATCGCTCATTCGGGTCTTTCAAAGGCCGAGGCACGGAGGAAGTTCGGCCTTAACGTCGAGAGCTTCGTTGTGGGTCTAATGCCCGGAAGCAGACGTAAAGAGGTTGAGAGGCTCTATCCGATCATGTATCAAACCGTTCTCATCATATCCGATCGGATTCCCGACACCGAGTATATCCTCCCGCTGGCCCCTTCCATCCCCGAGGACATGATCGAACCGCAATTCGATGGCCTTAAGTTGGTCAGAGACGATGTATATGATGTGATGCGAGCGTGCGATCTTCTGATCGTGGCTTCCGGAACAGCTACGCTGGAGGGGACCTGTATGCTCACACCTATGATCATAATCTATAAGGTTTCCCTCTCAACCTGGATCGTTGCTAAATCGCTCGTTCGTATAAAGAACAGCGGCCTGCCGAATATCATCGCCGGTGGAGAGATCGTCCCCGAATACCTACAGTGGCAGGTTACACCTCAACGGATCGCGCGAAAGGCGATCGGGATACTCACGGATAGATGCCAGCGGCGAAAACAGGTGGAGTCTCTCCGCAAGGTTAGATCCTCCCTCGGCTCGCCCGGTGCCTCATCGAGGGTGGCTGAGCTGATATGTGAGATGATCGGATAA